The Methanofervidicoccus abyssi genome includes a region encoding these proteins:
- a CDS encoding 30S ribosomal protein S9 — translation MKIVHTVGKRKTAIARATVREGKGRIRINKIPIELFGPKYLNMKLMEPVILAGDVIKTMDIDITVKGGGVAGQIDAARTALGKAIVEFTGDMEIKKKFLEYDRTLLVSDARRTEPHKPSRSTKGPRAKRQKSYR, via the coding sequence GTGAAGATAGTACATACTGTAGGTAAAAGAAAAACTGCCATTGCAAGGGCTACTGTAAGGGAGGGAAAGGGTAGAATTAGGATAAACAAAATACCTATCGAACTCTTTGGACCGAAATATTTAAATATGAAGTTGATGGAACCTGTTATATTGGCAGGTGATGTAATCAAAACCATGGACATAGACATTACAGTTAAAGGAGGAGGGGTTGCTGGGCAGATAGATGCAGCAAGAACGGCCTTAGGTAAGGCTATCGTAGAATTTACAGGAGATATGGAGATAAAGAAGAAGTTCTTAGAGTACGACAGAACGTTGTTAGTCAGTGATGCAAGGAGAACTGAACCACACAAACCAAGTAGATCTACTAAGGGACCAAGAGCTAAGAGACAGAAATCTTACAGATAA
- a CDS encoding 50S ribosomal protein L18e: MREPKATNPKILKLIETLKFESYRTNRKIWKDLARRLSKPARRRAEVNISKINRYTKEGEIVVVPGKVLGAGRLDHKVVVAALSFSEGAKRAIEEVGGRCITIEELVKENPKGVQIRIMS; this comes from the coding sequence ATGAGAGAACCTAAGGCAACTAACCCAAAGATCTTAAAATTGATAGAGACACTTAAATTTGAATCCTATAGGACTAATAGGAAGATCTGGAAAGATTTGGCAAGGAGACTATCAAAACCTGCGAGGAGGAGAGCAGAAGTTAATATAAGTAAGATAAATAGATATACAAAAGAGGGTGAGATTGTAGTTGTTCCAGGAAAGGTGTTAGGTGCTGGAAGATTGGACCATAAGGTAGTTGTTGCTGCACTCTCCTTCTCAGAAGGTGCTAAAAGGGCTATTGAAGAAGTAGGAGGGAGATGTATAACTATCGAGGAGTTGGTTAAAGAAAATCCTAAAGGTGTCCAGATAAGGATTATGTCATAA
- a CDS encoding DNA-directed RNA polymerase subunit D: protein MIDDIQKEKTRIGDILRFKLKGPISFSNALRRIMISEVPTYAIEYVYVYENTSSMYDELIAHRLGLIPIKGKPLSEDEVITFTLNKEGPCTVYSGDLKSETGEVAFKNIPIVKLKEGQKLKLECEAVVGIGKVHAKWQPCNSIYKQIDEEEVEFLVESHGNMEPEEILISSIEILKNKAEKLLKELETLER, encoded by the coding sequence TTGATAGATGATATCCAAAAGGAAAAAACACGAATAGGGGATATCCTCAGATTTAAATTAAAGGGGCCTATCTCCTTCTCCAACGCCCTAAGGAGAATAATGATATCTGAGGTACCTACATATGCTATCGAGTACGTATATGTCTATGAAAACACATCCTCTATGTACGACGAATTGATAGCCCATAGGTTGGGACTGATTCCAATAAAAGGAAAACCTCTTAGTGAGGATGAAGTTATTACCTTTACCCTCAATAAGGAAGGTCCCTGTACAGTATACTCGGGGGATTTAAAATCTGAAACAGGAGAAGTTGCATTTAAAAATATACCTATTGTTAAATTAAAGGAAGGGCAAAAATTAAAGTTGGAATGTGAAGCTGTGGTAGGTATAGGAAAGGTACATGCAAAATGGCAACCTTGTAACAGCATATACAAACAGATAGATGAAGAGGAAGTCGAGTTCTTAGTGGAATCTCATGGTAATATGGAACCAGAGGAAATACTAATTTCATCTATTGAGATATTAAAGAACAAAGCTGAAAAACTTTTAAAGGAGTTGGAAACACTTGAAAGATAA
- a CDS encoding DNA-directed RNA polymerase subunit K, which yields MRYTRFEKARLIGARSLQISDGAYLTVDTERESSLDIAKEEFEKGKIPLVAKPKKRN from the coding sequence ATGAGATATACCAGGTTTGAAAAAGCTAGACTCATTGGGGCTAGATCTCTACAGATCTCAGATGGGGCTTATTTAACCGTAGATACAGAGAGAGAGTCTTCCTTAGATATCGCAAAGGAGGAATTTGAAAAGGGAAAGATACCCTTAGTAGCAAAACCTAAAAAGAGAAACTAA
- a CDS encoding 50S ribosomal protein L13 yields MVVIDAKNAVAGRLASYAAKLALSGEEVLIINAEKAIITGNRDYIFKKFLQRRHRKSISNPRRMGPKYPRRPDEILRRMIRGMLPYKKAKGRQAFKRVKVTVGTPEGITPDITYTKMPNTHKFVTIGEISRFLGAKF; encoded by the coding sequence ATGGTAGTTATAGACGCTAAAAATGCAGTGGCTGGAAGGTTGGCATCTTACGCTGCAAAATTGGCTCTTTCTGGAGAAGAAGTATTGATTATAAACGCAGAGAAAGCAATAATAACTGGAAATAGAGATTACATTTTTAAAAAATTTCTCCAAAGAAGACATAGGAAAAGTATAAGCAATCCAAGGAGGATGGGTCCAAAGTATCCAAGGAGACCTGATGAAATTCTTAGGAGAATGATAAGAGGGATGCTACCATACAAGAAAGCCAAAGGAAGGCAGGCATTTAAGAGGGTTAAGGTTACAGTAGGAACCCCAGAAGGTATAACACCAGATATCACCTATACAAAGATGCCAAATACTCATAAGTTTGTAACTATTGGAGAAATTAGTAGATTCTTAGGTGCTAAATTTTAA
- a CDS encoding 30S ribosomal protein S11: MGGRWGVVHIYASYNNTIIHVTDITGAETIARISGGMIVKNQKDEASPYAAMQAAFKIAEMIREKGIDKVHIKVRAPGGSGPKNPGPGAQAAIRALARAGIQIGRIEDVTPIPHDGTTPKKKYR, encoded by the coding sequence ATGGGTGGAAGATGGGGGGTTGTCCATATCTATGCCTCCTACAACAACACTATAATACACGTTACAGATATAACAGGAGCAGAGACAATAGCTAGGATCTCTGGAGGTATGATTGTAAAGAACCAGAAGGATGAAGCTTCTCCATATGCAGCTATGCAGGCGGCATTTAAAATAGCAGAGATGATAAGGGAGAAAGGCATTGATAAGGTCCATATAAAGGTAAGGGCTCCTGGAGGCAGTGGTCCAAAGAACCCTGGACCTGGTGCCCAGGCAGCAATTAGGGCTTTAGCAAGAGCAGGGATACAGATCGGTAGGATAGAGGATGTAACACCAATACCTCACGATGGAACCACACCAAAGAAGAAATACAGGTAA
- a CDS encoding DNA-directed RNA polymerase subunit N, whose amino-acid sequence MMFPIRCFSCGSVISEVYEEYRSRLLKGENPKDILDDLGIKKYCCRRMFISHRIEEDGRELFDDMMEHESY is encoded by the coding sequence GTGATGTTTCCCATTAGATGCTTTTCCTGTGGTTCTGTAATATCTGAGGTATATGAAGAGTATCGCTCACGGTTGTTAAAGGGAGAGAACCCCAAAGACATCCTCGATGACTTAGGGATTAAGAAGTACTGTTGTAGGAGGATGTTTATATCCCATAGGATAGAGGAAGATGGAAGAGAATTATTTGATGACATGATGGAACATGAATCCTACTAA